A stretch of Planctomicrobium piriforme DNA encodes these proteins:
- a CDS encoding serine/threonine protein kinase: protein MIATIEAFAEQLLKSRVVSEPDAQTFLSQAIPTSGDDPSSLARQAIRAELLTRFQAEEILRGRGRRLRVNDYILLDVLGYGGMGLVYVGRHVNRTERVAVKVLGEQFKHDSGMRARFQLEGKAGMGLDHHRLVRTLELGERADLYGTTDYMVMELFEGVTLLEGISFSAGPMKWDSTCDVICQVAKGLAYLHDHGMVHRDVKPDNILVDANGHAKILDFGLTLLDKQGSAEEFSLAMIFGQDCLGTADYIAPEQSLNSMAVDGRADVYSLGCSLYVCLTAQRPFPRDTRQAVVGAHRTDPRPRVDAINPRVPKPLADIIEQMMAVDPAHRPQTMAQVRGLLRPFRRARKWAFAFDQVLTRRKELKRALVTKSRLNSIQAGRSTKLSSNTVTDPPGQMKRPEEE from the coding sequence ATGATCGCAACCATTGAGGCGTTTGCGGAGCAACTGCTGAAGAGTCGCGTTGTCTCCGAACCGGACGCACAGACATTCCTGAGTCAGGCCATTCCCACCTCGGGCGATGACCCGTCGTCGCTGGCGCGGCAGGCCATTCGCGCTGAGTTGCTCACCCGATTTCAGGCCGAAGAAATCTTGCGCGGCCGCGGCCGCCGCTTGCGAGTCAACGACTACATCCTGCTCGATGTCCTCGGCTACGGCGGCATGGGACTGGTGTATGTCGGCCGTCATGTGAATCGCACCGAACGAGTGGCGGTCAAAGTGCTGGGCGAACAGTTCAAACACGATTCGGGGATGCGGGCCCGCTTTCAACTGGAAGGCAAGGCGGGCATGGGGCTCGACCATCACCGACTGGTCCGCACGCTCGAACTGGGCGAACGCGCCGACCTGTATGGCACCACCGACTACATGGTGATGGAACTCTTCGAAGGGGTGACCCTGCTCGAAGGGATCAGCTTTTCCGCCGGCCCGATGAAATGGGATTCCACCTGCGACGTGATTTGTCAGGTCGCCAAAGGGCTCGCTTACCTGCATGACCACGGCATGGTGCATCGGGACGTGAAGCCGGACAACATTCTGGTCGACGCCAATGGGCACGCCAAGATCCTCGACTTCGGCCTGACGCTCCTCGACAAGCAGGGGAGTGCGGAAGAGTTCTCGCTGGCGATGATCTTCGGCCAGGACTGCCTGGGAACAGCCGACTACATTGCTCCGGAACAATCGTTGAACAGCATGGCGGTCGACGGCCGGGCCGACGTCTACAGCCTGGGCTGTTCGCTCTACGTCTGCCTCACCGCGCAGCGTCCGTTTCCACGTGACACCCGACAGGCCGTCGTCGGCGCTCATCGCACCGATCCCCGTCCGCGAGTCGATGCCATCAACCCTAGGGTGCCAAAACCGCTGGCAGACATCATCGAACAGATGATGGCCGTCGACCCGGCGCATCGCCCGCAGACAATGGCCCAGGTCCGTGGCCTGCTACGCCCCTTCCGCCGCGCCCGAAAATGGGCCTTCGCCTTCGATCAGGTTCTGACGCGTCGCAAGGAACTGAAACGCGCGCTGGTCACCAAGTCCCGCCTGAACAGCATCCAGGCCGGCCGTTCAACAAAGCTGAGCTCGAACACGGTGACGGACCCGCCGGGGCAGATGAAGCGGCCGGAAGAGGAGTAG